TCTTGCAATATCTCAATCAACGAAATCTATACGACATCAGGGAATATTGTAAAAACCAGTTTGGATACGATGACCATAAAATGAAAGATTTGGTGCATATTCTGAACAGGCTATTACCCAATACAGGTAGAGTCAACGATTTAACCAAGAGATTTTCCAATCCGAACTACACAAAAAGATATTTCAATGGAGTATTGGAATCGTCAGAGATATCAGACCAACAATTTAACGAATTAATAATAAAAAGAAGAGAAGACATTAAAGAATTCATTGGTAAGGATATTGATAATCAATATTCTCACGCCTTATTCCTTCAATGTCTCAATAAATCTCGATCTAACGAAAAAATAAATGACACTACTATTGAAAATATTATCTATATTGTCATATATGGAACCATACACTATGGTCAAATCATGCTATCCGGTTACGATTTAGCAAATTTGGCCAATAAATTATCTTATGATCTGCAATCAAAGAAGGCATATATCAGGAATATTATATCACAAGAACCATTTTCCTTTAGCCTCTTAGTTCAATTTTCACCTACCCATACACAATGATTCGGTAAAATTTTAGGTTGTTCATCCTAGGCTAAGCCGCTAACTGAGTCAACCGATGATTTATTTTCTGAATTATTTTTAGATGCGGAGATTTTCCGCAAGTCGAAATAATTGTTGAGGCGAGATAAGATTCAAACATAAGCCGTTTGAACTGCGCTACCGAAAGATCCGGATAATCCTTCCTTATGACCTCTTTGCAGACATTGAGGGCAGTGAAGGAAAGATTGAACGCAAAGTCAAGCCGCTCCCTGTCGCGGGTCTGCTGTGACTGAAGTCCGGTAAACTGCTTGGCATCGCGTATACCGAACTCAATCTGAAAGCGGGTGCGGTAGAAACCGATGATCTTTTCAGGCCTCATATTGGTGTCGGTAGAGAAGTAAAGAAGAGGCTCTGCGTTTTCAACCGGACAGACCACGATACGGATGTCGCGTTTCAATGCCCTCGAATGCACGACCGCCGTGTGACATCGGTTTTTGTTTCCTTTGGAATCCTCATATATGAATGAAGTGAACACGGACATGTCAAGGTTGGAGAAATCCACTTTCTCTCCATACTTTTTCTTTCTGCCGCGTCTTCGCGGGGCGGAGGAATCCGGTATGGCCAGATACCTCAGATATGAGTTGGCACGTAATCTCCCGACAAATCGAAATCCCATGCCAATCACTTCATTCACAAATTCATATTTGGAAAAGAAGGCATCGGCAACCAGAATATCCGTCAGTGAGAGCAGCTCTGTCGCCTTTGACCTGACAAGTGCCACATACCAGCCAAGCATTGACATTTGTTTCTCAGATTCAAGAGTCCTGAAGTTCGGTGACTGGACAGCACCGAGCATCACGCATGTATGTTTACTCAGACTTATTGCCCCGATCGCCATTATCTCCAGACCGCGTTTCACACGTTGTGCCACCCCTGACCAGAAACGGCCTATGCCATACGTCAGTCTGCCTGACTTTGAAATGAACGACGGATCGATTGCCACTGCCATGTCATCGGCCGGCTCAAAACAATCCTGCGCCATACCTATGTTGACTTTCATCCAGTCTACGGATGTCTTGAAATTGGAAGCAAAGGTCTTGGCTGTACGACCGCCATAGCGCGACAGCCGGGTAAAATTGACTTTGCCCGGAATCAACGCCACAGTGCGTATTGTTAAAATCAGCCAGTTGAGGAACCTTTTGCTCATCTTGGTTGTAGTATTTTCAAATACCGACTTACACCGAAAGGTGAAGTCTTTGAGAATCGCCAATACGTTCATGGTATAAGATTTTTATAATGAACGCTTTGGCGATTCATTTGTATTTGACAATTCGAGATATTAACTTAAGTTTCAACTACTTCGGTAATTTTTACCGAATCATTGCATACAGATGGAAGCAATGATCTATCGTCAATTTTCTCAAAGGAAGATAGTGATAGTATTATAACTGAGATGCTAACAAAGGCAATCAACGAGAAATATTCGTTTAATAATATAGCCGATTATTTCTTCTATTCTAAAACAAAAGAATACAAAATCGATAAAGAATCAGGGAAAAGAACAGAAACATACAGCTCTCTAAATATCGAGGCCATGAATATATATAAGAGATACTTAGCTGAGAATTTTTTAACACATCCATCACATTATGTTTGGCATGACCATCCAAATGAAGAGTTGGTTTTCCCTTCAGAATACTTTACGGAATTTTGGGCTTCATGGGACGATTTTATTATATATTGTAACGAAGTAGGATTCCATTCTAAATTATCCGAAACTGACAAAAAGATTTTGGAAGAATACAAATTATTTATGCAACAATGGTTAGAGTCTGGGAAAAAACCTATTGAATACCAATTCTCTATAATAAACATTGGAAACAGATGAATGGATATAGAGCCGTTGGTATTAATTAGTATGCAAGATAACAAGACTGATATTTAGTTTTGGCCGTTTATACCATTCCTGCAATAACAATAACTTCCTGATATAATGGCAAAGAAGTTTGAGATACGAAATAGCACGGCGGAGTTCCTAATCTTTCAGATTGAAGGGAAGGAATCAGGCGTACAGGTGATATACCATGACGAATCTGTGTGGTGTACGCAGAAGGCTATGGCGCAGTTGCTTGATTGCTCTTCTGACAACATCGGGCTGCATCTTAAAAATATTTACGAGACTGGGGAGTTGACTCAGGAGGCAACTACCGAGAATTTCTCGGTAGTTCAAACCGAGGGCGAGCGTCAGGTCAATCGCTCGCTGAAATTCTACAATCTCGATGCCATCATATCAGTCGGTTATCGGGTGAACAGCACCAGAGCCACGCAGTTCAGGCAGTGGTGTACGTTTATTTTGCGTCAGTTTGCCATCCGGGGATATGTGATTGACAAGAAACGGATGGAAAACGGTTCATTTATCGGAGAGGATTATTTCGAGCACCTGTTGGCTGAGATACGGGAGATTCGCCTCAGTGAGCGGCGTTTCTATCAGAAGCTGACGGACATTTACGCTACCGCCATCGACTACAACCGAGACGCTCCCACCACCCGACTGTTCTTCAAGAAAGTTCAGAACAAGATGCACTACGCTGTTCATGGTCATAATGCTGCCGAGCTTATCGTTGAACGAGCCAACGCCGAGAAAGAACACATGGGACTGACTACTTGGGAAAACGCTCCTGACGGAAAGATTGTCAAGCCTGACGTAAGTATTGCCAAGAACTATCTCAAGGAGGTGGAACTTGCCGACATGGGGCGACTTGTCAATGCGGTGCTTGATATGGCAGAGCGTATGGCTAAACGCCATATACCAATGACAATGGAGGACTGGGCAAAACGAATCGACATAATTCTTGAAGCGTCCGGCGATGCCGTTCTGACAGATGCCGGCAAAATCACCGCTGAATTTGCCAAGAGTTTTGCAGAATCGGAGTTTGAGAAATACCGCATAATCCAAGACAAACTCTTTCAGTCGGACTTCGACCGCTTCAACGACGACAATTTACTTCCATTGGACATAGAATGACAATCCCATGACATACGAAGAGAAATATCAGGAAACTTGTGAGGTTGTCGCACTGCGATAATCCCAAGATAAAAGAACAGGCTGATGCATGGCTTGTCAGTATAGGCTTGCAAGACGTGGCCGAACTGACGGTATCTGCACTCTTGCTTGATTTGGCAATCAGGAATGTCAAGGGTGAGATTACTCGTGAGGAAGTCAGCCAACGGTTGAAGGTGCACTATGGGGATACGTTATATGAAGAACCGAAATCAGGACTGGATGGCGGCTATGAAGTCGTACCACCGGCTTCTCCCAAAATAAAGGAGATTGAAGAATATAACCGGAAGCTCCGCCCTGCTCTGTACGCTCGACTTGATAAAGAAAGGAATCTCAATTAACACTGAAGTAGAAAAAAACAGATCTCGGTCACTTCGGATGCGTTTAAATTGCAACTTCTGCACCAAGTTGGTGCAGTTTTATGTCGTGAAACAAAACGCATCAAACAGGTTTGCCGTGCTTGATGCGTTCTTTTCAATGGTTTACGATTCTTCTAAATCCTCCACTCATAGTTTGCCATTTTTAGTGTTTTGCCACTCAATCTGCCTTTGAATCTTATTTTGAACTTCATTGAAAGACAGTGGCGTGAAGTTATTATTGTCAACGCCGACATCAAGTTGTGTCGAATACAGATGCTGGAGTCGACCGGCATCTATTCCAGTGTTTGATGGGCGTGTATGAACGTGTCCGAACAGTTGCCAGACATCGTTGTGATAGCCTCCCTCAAAGCACAGATAAGGAAAGTGATTCAGGTAGATTTTCTTTTTCCCTATATGTATACACATTGACATTGCAACGTGTTCAAACCTATATATGAAACCCTGCCTGATATTCTTTAGGTCATGGTTGCCGAGAATGAGATAGATTCTGCCATTTAGACGGTCAAGAATCCGGTTCCACTCGTCGGCACCTCCAAGACAGAAGTCGCCGAGATGAAACACTATATCATCCGTGCCGACTACATTGTTCCAGTTCATTATAATCGTCTCGTTCATTTCATGAATGTCGCGGAACGGACGTTGGCAGTAGTTGATTATATTCGCATGGTTGAAATGGGTATCTGATGTGAAGAATACCCGACCTGCGTCAAATTTGAAGTTCATTGTCATTGATTTCTATTCTGGCATCCCTACGGTAGCCCTTTTGCTCGCCTTGGAAAATATAACCGAGCTGATTGCATACACATTGGGTGTTGCCAATTGTTTTGTTTATGTTTCGGTGCGAATGACCATAGATCCAGTAGTCGATACGGCTGTTTGCGATGAAGTCGCCAAGCTCAGATGTGAATGCCCCGTTGATGGGACTTCCTTTGAACTCGCCAGACATCAGTTCAAAAGATGGCACATGGTGAGTTGCCACGATTACATGCTTGGCGCGACTTGCGGCCACGCTTCTTTCGATGAACTCGCGGCACCGATCATGCTCCTCATTGAAACGCTGCGCCGAGAGCCGGAACTGTCCATTCCGGATTCGGTGGAAGTCAGCCACACCGCGTTCGGTCTGATATTCATCCCATGGATGTATCTTCGCCCAGAGTGTCGAAGCAATAAGGTCAATATCAGCCGACAGCGGGACCATACAGTTATAGCAGGCTTTGACATTAGGACGGATTTCAAGCTGCCACCCTTCATGAAACTCGTTTATGTCAAAACTCTTATATAGCTCATGGTTGCCAGGAATGACAATAGTCTGACGGAATGAGTCTGCACACCAGTCCCAGAATGGATGTAGGCAGTAGTTGTCATCACCAAGATAGCCGATGTCTCCGGCTAATACGAGCACTTCACTCACCGGGATGATTGGATTATCTTTCAGCCAGCGGCTGTTTTCATGAAACTCCAGATGAAGGTCAGATGCATATTGAATTTTCATAACTTATCTAATTTATAAGTTGTTAAGCGAGAGGGCTTACACTCTCAATCTTATTCCACTTAGTGTTTGCAATTATTTTCCTGATAACATCCTTGTCAACTTCGTCAGCATAAGGAAGCCTCGTCTGACTACCGATGTCATCGCCCTGCATATATCTGTATGCATAAGGAGTAATCTCAACATAGTCAGTCTCATTCAAGATTCCGAGTATATGTTCGACTTCTCCCAATTCAACCGAGATTCCCGCATCAGACAATCCTAAGATCGCCTTAAAGCAATCATCAAGATTCCAATAGCTGTGGGTACCGATATAGAAATGCCATTGCCCATTGGTAAATTCGGGGTACAAGGGAACTCTGGCATACACCACATCAAAACCATGATAAGGAGAGACATCTGTCTTCCATCTCCTGAAATCATTCTCAGAGTCGAGATTATATTCTTTAATCTCGTATCCTTTGCTTGAACGCCGGAAGACTTCAATATCATCTCCTGACATCTTGCCATATACAGCTTCGTATGAGATACGCCAATAGTGCATATAGCGTCTGAGAGTCATCTCGGAGAACTGAGTAGGCTCGACCTGATTCTCATAGATGTTGATTACCCGAGGTATATCAATCCCATCATAGCGATTGTCAGCAATCAATGAGTTCAGGATCGACCTCTTTATCAACCCTTCTCTCCGATAGTAACTCAAATATTTCTCAACATACGCATTATGCTGTTCGGGTGCAGACAGGATGTTATCAACAAGCCCGACAACATATTTCTCTATTTTTGAGAATATTCCAATTAGCATATCTTCGAAGAACCAGCGATGAGAATTACAATCTTCCTTATCACAGAATATATGATGGTCATGTGGATCTCCAGTGATGTAAAGATAATGACGGTTCTTATAGGTAGATACCGACAAGCGGTACCACTCCCACCTCTTGCCCTTGACCTCAAACCAAAGACTTCTTCTACAATCATCACCCATAGGAGCAAGACGCTCCATTGCCTTATGTATATGACAGATGATTTCAGCACATTCATCGGGAACTAAAATAACATCAAGGCCACGACTATCGGGGAGACTGCGTATGTCCGACTGAATCATAGCATTTTGACGATATAATTTCTTTTGTTCATTAAACTTCATTTTTTTTGCGAATTATGCGTCATAAGGCGCAATTATTGAAATGTGTGTCCGCAGCTAATCGCGATGGAGAAGGTTATATCGGTTAGGACACAAAAAACGACTGTCGGGAAGCTTGGTAAGAACTTTCCGACAGTCGTTATATCTCAGTAGTCTGTATTTGTAGACTAACTTATGTCAGTTGAGGTACTGAAACAAACCGGTCGGACAGTTCTGCGATATGTTGTGCCAATTGTTGACGGCACCTGCACATACGCATTGCGTTCAAAGCCTTTTAAGCTCTGAATGCCTTTGCTGATTAGTATGTTACAATGCTGTCTTGCCATTTGTTTCAGATTTTGTGGCCACAAATTTAATACTTTTTCACAAGTCCACCAAATATTTCATGAATTACTTTATTGGTTTACTATATTAGACTTTTATGCTTGATGATGTTCACAGATAGACTTAATCGTTCAATAAGTACAGCTTATCATACTTTTATTTGATGACTTCAAGAATTATTCTTATCTTTGCGTAAAAGTTTATTATGTCAGACTATGGAACTAAAAGATATAATGAAAGAGCGACGAGAAATCCTTTCTCTAACCCAACAGGACCTTGCGGAGATGGCGCAAGTCGGGCTTGCCACGATTAAGGACATTGAGCGTGGCAAGGGTAATCCCGCGCTCAACACCGTAAAGAAGATTCTTGATGTACTCGGCATTGAGATTGAATATCGCATAAGGCAGACAGTATGAAACAGCTTGAAGTTTATTTCAATGATATAAAGGCCGGAATTCTTTCCGAGCAGAATCCCGGAACCGGGTATTCTTTCCAATATGATGAGGAATATCTCAAATCTGCCATGCCACCAATATCGGCAACTTTACCAAAGAAAGTCACAGCATATAGTTCTGAACATCTATTCCCTTTTTTCTCAAATATGCTTCCTGAGGGAGCCAACCGTCGCGTTATATGCCGCGTCCTGAAGATTGACGAAAATGACTTTTTCGGACTACTTGAAACAATGGCCGACAGAGATTTTATAGGAGCTGTAAATGTAAGGAGGATAAAAAATGATTGAAATTAGAAACTGCCCGTCTTCTCTCATAGAGGGATTCGATACATACAGCCCCAAGGCCGCTAAATCTCTTTTCGGAAGGATTAAAGTGAATCCTATACTTGGGTTTGACATTGACGAGTTCAGAAATGTCGGTGAGATTGCAGATGCCATGCACCGCATCTCGGTGTCCGGTGTGCAGGAAAAATTTCCAACTATAATCAATGGTGGCGAAATAAGTATAGCAGGCGATAATGATCGTTCTACTCATATATTGAAACCTGCCCCTTGGGATAATACTCTCCGAGACCGCAAACAGATTCCTGCCAATGAACACCTTACCATGCAGATTGCCTCGCAGGTTTACGGAATACAGACTGCTATTAATGGGCTATGCTTTACGCCAAAAGGACAGCCGGTATATATCACGCGCCGGTTCGATGTTCTTGCCGATGGCTCAAAGTTACCGATGGAAGATTTTGCCTCGTTAGTTGGGCGGAATGAGCAGACCACTGGGACGCAATTCAAATATAACGGATGCTATGAAGATATAGTTAAAGCGATAAGGGCAAATGTCGCCGCATGGATGGTCGACATGGAGAGGTTCTTTGAACTTGTGGTGTTCAATTATATCTATGCCAACGGAGACGCTCATCTAAAGAATTTCTCTCTTATTCTTGATGGTCAAGATTACCGCTTAGCTCCTGCTTACGACCTGCTCAATACAAGCCTTCATGTGAATGGCGATGATCTCGGTCTTGACGGGGGACTGTCGCCTGATATTGAAAAGAGCGATGCTTACGACAGGACAGGTCATCCTTGCCGCCTCGATTTTGAGAGATTCGGCATAAAGATTGGTCTTGTAAAGAAGCGTATGGATAGAATTCTCGACAAGTACATCGTACTCCCCGAAGAAGCCAAGCTACTTATTGGCAAAAGTTTTCTTTCAGATAAGATGAAACGCAACTACGTCCGTATCGTAAACGAACGGATAAGCCGCTTTAACAGAATATCCGAATAATATCACCTAATAAAACCGTAATGAAATGTCTAAAGCTAAATTGAAGAAACTTTTATCAACTCTTTCAAAAGAACAGGTTGTTGATATCATGCTCCAGTTATACGACGCAAGCAAGGAAGCCAATGCTTGGCTTGAGTTCTATCTTGCACCCAATAGCGATGCAGAACTTGAAAAGTACAAAAAAGCAATCCGCAGCCAATTCTACGGACGGAATGATTGGCCTAAAGATCCAAGTTTCAGAGAATGCAATAAACTGATAACCGCGTTCAAGAAACTCATACCAGATTCTCATGCTATTGCAGATTTGATGCTCTATTATGTAGAACAAGGATGTAGCCTGACTGCTCAATATGGCGATTACGACGAGCCTTTTTACACCGCTCTTGAAAACAATTTCAACAAAGCAGTCAAATTCATATCTTCCAATGGATTGATGTCAGATTACAGTCTCCGTATGCAACGTATGATTAAATCAGTGGAATGTTGTGGCTATGGCTTTCCCGATACATTATGGGATATCTACTACGAATACGCTGAATGAACCGACAGCAATGCGGGATTCATTAGTATCTCACAATGTTCCCGACACCTGCATCATTGAGCATTGGCAAGGATGGCGAACAATAAATTCCATTGATGCTGTCAGAAACCTTTATGATTTTGATTCCATCACAATTATTTCTCAAAAATATCACAATGAGAGAGCTTTATATCAGGCAGACCATTTTGGTTTGAATGCAGTCGGGTATAATGCCGAGCCTTCGCCCATCACAAGTAGCCGCATCAGAAATACTGTAAGAGAATATTTTGCAAGAGTCAAATTGTTTTTAGATCTTTTGTGAATCAACTCATTAATGATATTTGTTGTGGATGTCGCCGGAGCCTCTGACTCGGTCAGAGAGCCGTTCGACATTACAACGTATATCGCCGGAACCGGCAACGGAGGCTTTGCCTGTGTCTGCCTTGAAGTCACCTGCATCTATGTCGCCGGAGCCTGCTATTGAGAAATTAACAGATTCCGTGCTCCCATTGATTTTCACATCGCCTGAGCCTTTTATGTCAATGGAGCATATCTTCGTTTTGGCAGTGCCGCAGTCAACATCAGCAGAACCGGATATGTGTACCATGAAAACATAAGCCTCTACTCCGGCAAGCTCTATATCTCCGGAACCGGATGTGGAAACAGTAACATCTTTACTGTCTGCTTTGATGACTCCACATTTGAAGTCGCTACTGCCGGAGCTGCGAACAGAGAATCCGTCAGAGGCGTTCAGATTGCCGTTTACTGTAAAATCGCCGCTACCGGAAGATGATACATCTTTCAATGTCTTGTTACTGACATAGATTGTGGGAGCTTCGCCATGAACGACAATGTTTTCGTATGAACCTGATTTCATGGAGATGTATAGCGTTCCACCTGAGACCTCAATGTTCATCTTTTTGATAAGATTCTCGGGCAGTCTTCCTCTGACCTCAAAATCGTCTTCTTTATCAGACTGAGTGAACACCACATCGACAAATCCTTTCGATATGATGGAATCGAAATCCGATGAAACATCGAACTTGTGGTCTGTCATCTTGCCGGGTGTAAATGGTTTGTAGTCTTCTCCCGTTCCGGCCTCAGATTCCGGAACATAGTGAATTCCATCAACATACACTTCTCCGTTAATGATAGAGATATTTCTGCCGTTTAGATTGCAGGAAGCCATACCACCTGC
The nucleotide sequence above comes from Duncaniella freteri. Encoded proteins:
- a CDS encoding transposase; protein product: MNVLAILKDFTFRCKSVFENTTTKMSKRFLNWLILTIRTVALIPGKVNFTRLSRYGGRTAKTFASNFKTSVDWMKVNIGMAQDCFEPADDMAVAIDPSFISKSGRLTYGIGRFWSGVAQRVKRGLEIMAIGAISLSKHTCVMLGAVQSPNFRTLESEKQMSMLGWYVALVRSKATELLSLTDILVADAFFSKYEFVNEVIGMGFRFVGRLRANSYLRYLAIPDSSAPRRRGRKKKYGEKVDFSNLDMSVFTSFIYEDSKGNKNRCHTAVVHSRALKRDIRIVVCPVENAEPLLYFSTDTNMRPEKIIGFYRTRFQIEFGIRDAKQFTGLQSQQTRDRERLDFAFNLSFTALNVCKEVIRKDYPDLSVAQFKRLMFESYLASTIISTCGKSPHLKIIQKINHRLTQLAA
- a CDS encoding virulence RhuM family protein, whose amino-acid sequence is MAKKFEIRNSTAEFLIFQIEGKESGVQVIYHDESVWCTQKAMAQLLDCSSDNIGLHLKNIYETGELTQEATTENFSVVQTEGERQVNRSLKFYNLDAIISVGYRVNSTRATQFRQWCTFILRQFAIRGYVIDKKRMENGSFIGEDYFEHLLAEIREIRLSERRFYQKLTDIYATAIDYNRDAPTTRLFFKKVQNKMHYAVHGHNAAELIVERANAEKEHMGLTTWENAPDGKIVKPDVSIAKNYLKEVELADMGRLVNAVLDMAERMAKRHIPMTMEDWAKRIDIILEASGDAVLTDAGKITAEFAKSFAESEFEKYRIIQDKLFQSDFDRFNDDNLLPLDIE
- a CDS encoding antitoxin VbhA family protein, with amino-acid sequence MRLSHCDNPKIKEQADAWLVSIGLQDVAELTVSALLLDLAIRNVKGEITREEVSQRLKVHYGDTLYEEPKSGLDGGYEVVPPASPKIKEIEEYNRKLRPALYARLDKERNLN
- a CDS encoding metallophosphoesterase; this translates as MNFKFDAGRVFFTSDTHFNHANIINYCQRPFRDIHEMNETIIMNWNNVVGTDDIVFHLGDFCLGGADEWNRILDRLNGRIYLILGNHDLKNIRQGFIYRFEHVAMSMCIHIGKKKIYLNHFPYLCFEGGYHNDVWQLFGHVHTRPSNTGIDAGRLQHLYSTQLDVGVDNNNFTPLSFNEVQNKIQRQIEWQNTKNGKL
- a CDS encoding metallophosphoesterase, with protein sequence MKIQYASDLHLEFHENSRWLKDNPIIPVSEVLVLAGDIGYLGDDNYCLHPFWDWCADSFRQTIVIPGNHELYKSFDINEFHEGWQLEIRPNVKACYNCMVPLSADIDLIASTLWAKIHPWDEYQTERGVADFHRIRNGQFRLSAQRFNEEHDRCREFIERSVAASRAKHVIVATHHVPSFELMSGEFKGSPINGAFTSELGDFIANSRIDYWIYGHSHRNINKTIGNTQCVCNQLGYIFQGEQKGYRRDARIEINDNELQI
- a CDS encoding helix-turn-helix domain-containing protein, whose protein sequence is MELKDIMKERREILSLTQQDLAEMAQVGLATIKDIERGKGNPALNTVKKILDVLGIEIEYRIRQTV
- a CDS encoding HipA N-terminal domain-containing protein encodes the protein MKQLEVYFNDIKAGILSEQNPGTGYSFQYDEEYLKSAMPPISATLPKKVTAYSSEHLFPFFSNMLPEGANRRVICRVLKIDENDFFGLLETMADRDFIGAVNVRRIKND
- a CDS encoding HipA domain-containing protein — translated: MIEIRNCPSSLIEGFDTYSPKAAKSLFGRIKVNPILGFDIDEFRNVGEIADAMHRISVSGVQEKFPTIINGGEISIAGDNDRSTHILKPAPWDNTLRDRKQIPANEHLTMQIASQVYGIQTAINGLCFTPKGQPVYITRRFDVLADGSKLPMEDFASLVGRNEQTTGTQFKYNGCYEDIVKAIRANVAAWMVDMERFFELVVFNYIYANGDAHLKNFSLILDGQDYRLAPAYDLLNTSLHVNGDDLGLDGGLSPDIEKSDAYDRTGHPCRLDFERFGIKIGLVKKRMDRILDKYIVLPEEAKLLIGKSFLSDKMKRNYVRIVNERISRFNRISE
- a CDS encoding DUF6155 family protein, which encodes MSKAKLKKLLSTLSKEQVVDIMLQLYDASKEANAWLEFYLAPNSDAELEKYKKAIRSQFYGRNDWPKDPSFRECNKLITAFKKLIPDSHAIADLMLYYVEQGCSLTAQYGDYDEPFYTALENNFNKAVKFISSNGLMSDYSLRMQRMIKSVECCGYGFPDTLWDIYYEYAE
- a CDS encoding ElyC/SanA/YdcF family protein: MRDSLVSHNVPDTCIIEHWQGWRTINSIDAVRNLYDFDSITIISQKYHNERALYQADHFGLNAVGYNAEPSPITSSRIRNTVREYFARVKLFLDLL
- a CDS encoding head GIN domain-containing protein, whose translation is MARYSNIFAGGMASCNLNGRNISIINGEVYVDGIHYVPESEAGTGEDYKPFTPGKMTDHKFDVSSDFDSIISKGFVDVVFTQSDKEDDFEVRGRLPENLIKKMNIEVSGGTLYISMKSGSYENIVVHGEAPTIYVSNKTLKDVSSSGSGDFTVNGNLNASDGFSVRSSGSSDFKCGVIKADSKDVTVSTSGSGDIELAGVEAYVFMVHISGSADVDCGTAKTKICSIDIKGSGDVKINGSTESVNFSIAGSGDIDAGDFKADTGKASVAGSGDIRCNVERLSDRVRGSGDIHNKYH